Proteins encoded within one genomic window of Gimesia chilikensis:
- a CDS encoding 3-keto-disaccharide hydrolase, with protein MKQFMIRALTGCCAFLILVHLGLADSKDPKWAANSVEKAGPDFKIQGEYSGILGDGDETLKYGVQVIALGDGKFEAVGYPGGLPGDGWNQEKKVSAEGVKDGNVISFKSEDGRGDLEDGKITIYDAEGTEVGVLNKVHRKSPTLGKSAPEGATVLFDAKQPEKTVKNFENGRVTEDGLLMEGVTSKKKFKDGHLHLEFQLPFMPQARGQGRSNSGCYVLGRYEVQILDSFGLEGKDNECGGIYKVGAPSVNMCFPPLAWQTYDIDFTSAKYDDEGNKTAKARITVKHNGVTVHDDREIDEPTPGGTNKDESIAGPLFLQNHSNPVRFRNIWVIEK; from the coding sequence ATGAAGCAGTTTATGATTCGCGCCCTCACTGGCTGCTGTGCTTTTTTAATTCTGGTCCATCTGGGACTGGCTGACTCGAAAGACCCGAAATGGGCCGCCAACAGCGTGGAAAAAGCAGGTCCCGACTTTAAGATTCAGGGCGAATACTCGGGGATTTTGGGTGATGGTGATGAAACCCTCAAGTATGGGGTCCAGGTGATTGCCCTGGGTGATGGCAAATTTGAAGCCGTCGGTTATCCCGGCGGTCTCCCCGGCGATGGCTGGAACCAGGAGAAGAAAGTCAGCGCTGAAGGGGTTAAGGACGGCAATGTCATCAGCTTCAAATCGGAAGATGGCCGCGGTGATCTGGAAGACGGGAAAATTACAATCTATGACGCAGAGGGAACCGAAGTCGGCGTCCTTAACAAAGTTCATCGCAAAAGCCCAACCCTGGGTAAGTCGGCTCCTGAAGGAGCTACCGTCCTGTTCGATGCGAAACAGCCTGAAAAGACTGTGAAGAACTTTGAAAACGGTCGCGTGACCGAAGATGGTCTGCTGATGGAAGGCGTCACGAGTAAAAAGAAATTCAAAGATGGTCACCTGCATCTGGAATTTCAGCTCCCCTTCATGCCGCAGGCACGCGGGCAGGGACGCAGCAACAGTGGCTGTTACGTGCTGGGGCGTTACGAAGTTCAGATCCTGGACTCCTTTGGTCTGGAAGGAAAAGACAACGAGTGTGGCGGGATTTATAAAGTCGGTGCTCCCAGCGTGAATATGTGCTTCCCGCCTCTGGCCTGGCAGACCTACGATATCGATTTCACTTCTGCGAAATATGATGATGAAGGAAACAAAACAGCGAAAGCCCGCATCACCGTGAAACACAACGGCGTCACCGTGCACGATGATCGCGAGATCGATGAACCGACTCCTGGAGGGACCAACAAGGATGAATCTATCGCAGGTCCTCTGTTCCTGCAGAACCATTCGAATCCGGTCCGGTTTCGGAATATCTGGGTGATTGAAAAGTAA
- a CDS encoding tetratricopeptide repeat protein: MTSDRNKKIAADCWRRGNEALSKENWDYSIEMFTTAVKLEPEALLYRQTKRGAERKKYGDNQSGSKMGVLKLAGIKTKIKNARRKKDWAGVDQLAEEGLSLNPWDAVLNSEMATACQNQGYLDAAIFGFKVAIENDKTNKAYFRELGDLLEEKGEYKQSRECWEMVLKLDPMDGDARSKVTSLMATETRVRGGYDGADKSSSVKRQSAYDEGRASREQRHQAQRGNTADGPGQSVEADLQRAIRKEPENKDHYLKLGDYYKREGRLVEARENYVKAYEFSGKDANIGEQVEDIDIELLKEKLTAARDLFNQDRENPEAKKEVTLLSKALIKKEIEVLTKRVERYPADMRYKYDLAQRFIRLKKWSSAIPLLQQSVKDTRISSDALVALGKCFFADGKKELAKRQFEKALPKLSPDEKEDTFKEAHYLLGRLYEDADQKSQAADHYSEILAVDYDFRDTRQRLEDMEGGA, encoded by the coding sequence ATGACATCTGACAGAAACAAAAAAATCGCTGCTGACTGCTGGAGACGTGGAAACGAGGCCCTGTCCAAAGAGAACTGGGATTACTCGATTGAGATGTTCACGACCGCTGTCAAACTGGAGCCCGAAGCACTGCTCTACCGTCAGACCAAACGGGGCGCAGAACGAAAGAAGTACGGCGATAACCAGAGCGGTTCCAAGATGGGCGTCTTGAAGCTCGCCGGTATCAAAACCAAAATCAAGAATGCCCGGCGGAAGAAGGACTGGGCTGGCGTGGATCAGCTGGCAGAAGAAGGGCTCTCGCTGAATCCCTGGGACGCCGTCCTGAATTCGGAAATGGCCACCGCCTGTCAAAACCAGGGCTACCTTGATGCTGCGATTTTCGGCTTCAAGGTGGCGATTGAAAACGATAAAACTAACAAGGCGTATTTCCGCGAGCTGGGAGACCTGCTCGAGGAAAAGGGAGAATACAAGCAGTCCCGCGAGTGCTGGGAAATGGTGCTCAAGCTGGATCCCATGGACGGCGATGCCCGTTCCAAGGTGACCTCCCTGATGGCGACCGAAACCCGCGTGCGGGGCGGATACGATGGAGCCGACAAGTCTTCGTCTGTCAAACGTCAGTCTGCCTACGACGAAGGGCGTGCTTCCCGCGAACAGCGCCACCAGGCTCAGCGGGGCAATACCGCCGATGGCCCCGGACAGTCTGTCGAAGCGGATCTGCAGCGCGCCATTCGCAAAGAGCCTGAAAACAAAGACCATTACCTCAAACTGGGTGATTATTACAAACGCGAAGGCCGGTTGGTTGAGGCCCGCGAAAACTATGTGAAGGCATACGAATTTTCCGGCAAAGATGCGAACATCGGCGAGCAGGTTGAAGACATCGACATTGAGCTGCTCAAAGAGAAGCTCACCGCCGCCCGGGATCTCTTCAACCAGGATCGGGAAAACCCTGAAGCGAAAAAAGAGGTCACCCTGCTCAGCAAAGCGCTGATCAAGAAAGAGATCGAAGTTCTCACCAAACGTGTGGAACGCTATCCCGCCGACATGCGGTACAAGTACGATCTCGCGCAACGTTTCATCCGCCTCAAAAAATGGTCTTCCGCAATCCCCCTGCTGCAGCAGTCCGTCAAAGACACCCGCATCAGTTCTGATGCCCTGGTCGCCCTCGGAAAGTGCTTCTTCGCAGACGGGAAAAAGGAACTTGCCAAGCGGCAGTTCGAAAAGGCCCTTCCCAAGCTGTCTCCCGATGAAAAGGAAGATACGTTCAAGGAAGCCCACTACCTGCTGGGACGCCTCTATGAGGATGCAGACCAGAAATCCCAGGCGGCCGATCACTACAGCGAAATTCTGGCCGTCGATTACGACTTCCGGGACACCCGCCAGCGTCTGGAAGACATGGAAGGGGGAGCATAG
- the rpsT gene encoding 30S ribosomal protein S20, giving the protein MPNTKSAKRALRKSEVRRVRNRATRSELRSAIKNARAAITGDDAQAATKALQLASKQIDQAAAKGIIHKNAAARTKSRLAKSANQKTAE; this is encoded by the coding sequence ATGCCAAACACGAAAAGTGCCAAAAGAGCGTTGCGGAAAAGTGAAGTTCGTCGTGTCCGTAACCGTGCGACCCGTTCTGAATTACGATCTGCCATCAAAAATGCCCGTGCTGCGATCACCGGTGACGATGCACAGGCTGCCACCAAAGCATTACAGCTGGCCAGCAAACAGATCGATCAGGCTGCTGCCAAAGGCATCATCCACAAAAACGCCGCTGCCCGGACCAAATCTCGTCTGGCAAAGAGCGCCAATCAGAAAACAGCTGAGTAG
- a CDS encoding SDR family NAD(P)-dependent oxidoreductase: MDLKLQNVPVIITGGASGIGLATARTFAEEGALPVLWDQSDRVTAVAEQLASETGQPVHGFQVDITDFEALQDVTRQTVAEVKSFAHLVHAAAIGSGKFGFPFTNLTPADWPRVFEVNMQGMVNVAHAVTPLMQESDAGSMVFVSSIAGQIGSQTDPPYSASKAANINFAQCLAKDLAAGGIRVNSVCPGMVRTPLNQSVWQAWNDRQPENQKRSYEDWAGDKIRQLVPLQRWQTTQDIADMIVFLSSARAAQVTGQTINVDGGFVMHW, translated from the coding sequence ATGGATCTCAAATTACAGAACGTTCCCGTTATCATCACCGGAGGTGCCAGCGGAATTGGACTGGCGACCGCACGAACCTTTGCCGAGGAAGGTGCCCTGCCCGTTCTCTGGGATCAGTCGGACCGGGTGACGGCGGTGGCGGAACAACTCGCTTCAGAAACCGGGCAGCCAGTGCATGGATTTCAAGTCGATATCACCGATTTTGAAGCGTTACAGGATGTGACCCGACAGACGGTGGCGGAGGTGAAGTCGTTCGCGCACCTGGTGCATGCGGCTGCGATCGGGTCGGGTAAATTCGGGTTCCCGTTTACGAATCTCACACCGGCTGACTGGCCGCGCGTGTTTGAAGTCAACATGCAGGGCATGGTGAATGTGGCGCATGCGGTGACGCCGTTGATGCAGGAATCGGACGCGGGGAGCATGGTGTTTGTGAGTTCGATTGCCGGGCAGATCGGATCACAGACCGACCCGCCATACAGCGCGTCGAAAGCGGCGAATATCAACTTCGCCCAGTGCCTGGCAAAAGACCTGGCTGCGGGGGGAATTCGCGTGAATTCAGTCTGTCCGGGAATGGTGCGGACGCCGTTGAATCAATCGGTGTGGCAGGCGTGGAATGATCGTCAACCAGAGAATCAGAAACGAAGCTACGAGGACTGGGCGGGGGATAAAATCCGTCAATTGGTTCCCCTGCAGCGGTGGCAGACGACTCAAGACATTGCGGATATGATTGTGTTTCTCAGTTCGGCTCGCGCCGCCCAGGTGACGGGTCAGACCATCAACGTGGACGGAGGTTTTGTGATGCACTGGTGA
- a CDS encoding sugar phosphate isomerase/epimerase family protein, translated as MKLGMINSAWAQAGRDTAWGLHKTKEIGFDSVDIFVDPQDVDIRERRLVKDTCDQLDLPIMSVCCVAVGLIDFNPSVQRFHLQRVKDYLDLCYEYEARNLLLVLGEYIWNREVIPPAEQWQTAVENCRRLAEYAANLGLEIALELEPFPLSLLNDVDSMVRFVDEVDHPALKANIDVSHLLLAGVEPPELQKLQGKAIHVHISDCDGKVHGDLPPGRGVVHFEPYLAEIKKLNIDGAISLELEYSPEPDKIEEWVREAYESTDSLMKQAGLRG; from the coding sequence ATGAAACTGGGGATGATCAACTCCGCCTGGGCTCAGGCCGGTCGTGATACCGCTTGGGGATTGCACAAAACGAAAGAGATCGGCTTTGACAGCGTGGATATCTTCGTCGATCCGCAGGATGTCGACATCCGCGAGCGGAGACTGGTTAAGGATACCTGTGACCAGCTCGACCTGCCCATCATGTCCGTCTGCTGTGTCGCGGTCGGCCTGATCGATTTCAATCCCAGCGTGCAGCGGTTCCATCTCCAGCGCGTCAAGGATTACCTCGATCTCTGTTACGAGTACGAGGCACGCAACCTCTTGCTGGTGCTCGGGGAATACATCTGGAACCGCGAAGTCATCCCCCCCGCAGAGCAGTGGCAGACCGCGGTGGAGAATTGTCGCAGGCTCGCGGAATACGCGGCCAACCTGGGGCTGGAAATCGCCTTGGAACTCGAACCGTTTCCCCTTTCGCTGCTCAACGACGTCGATTCCATGGTCCGCTTCGTCGATGAAGTCGATCATCCCGCGCTCAAGGCCAATATCGATGTCTCGCACCTCCTGCTCGCCGGCGTCGAACCACCCGAACTGCAGAAGCTGCAGGGCAAAGCCATCCATGTTCACATTTCGGACTGCGACGGTAAAGTGCACGGCGATCTGCCTCCCGGACGCGGCGTTGTTCACTTCGAACCCTACCTGGCTGAGATTAAAAAATTGAACATCGACGGAGCCATTTCGCTCGAGCTCGAGTATTCCCCCGAACCCGACAAAATCGAGGAATGGGTCCGCGAAGCATACGAATCCACTGATTCCCTCATGAAACAGGCCGGTTTGCGTGGTTGA